Proteins encoded together in one Prunus dulcis chromosome 3, ALMONDv2, whole genome shotgun sequence window:
- the LOC117622270 gene encoding LOW QUALITY PROTEIN: DUF724 domain-containing protein 5-like (The sequence of the model RefSeq protein was modified relative to this genomic sequence to represent the inferred CDS: deleted 2 bases in 1 codon) produces the protein MVEAEIEDSAMDIETIIEGSSSEEMMRETKTVDSARDYLTKEVQVAVTGISATASTHDQPLSLCIDEMHSVKAIECSSNPAGTAKQQNEDGGAQVGQPHFPFVRNFPLWENIDSMDVFKRFPQKPHFHPLLKCKEVCREGSALGKMVNFAFMVEKTSKLQVGNPRDLFDSILEALADLEMLGFDVKAVWDHLKELLEMKVKLGQLQNRSQEVDIQITAYSPDRTRNNETISRIDKDIKDLQEKRATLMSIDAAKGSEICKLQSKANAITEGIRSIHCDFEKLDVTAW, from the exons ATGGTCGAAGCAGAAATTGAAGATTCTGCAATGGATATTGAGACAATAATAGAGGGCTCAA GTTCTGAAGAAATGATGAGAGAGACAAAAACTGTGGATTCTGCAAGGGATTACTTGACAAAAGAAGTTCAGGTGGCTGTGACTGGAATATCTGCAACGGCATCCACCCATGATCAACCTTTATCACTGTGCATAGATGAAATGCATTCTGTAAAAGCCATAGAGTGCTCAA GTAACCCTGCTGGGACTGCCAAGCAACAAAATGAGGATGGAGGAGCACAAGTTGGGCAAccacattttccttttgtgagaAATTTTCCGTTATGGGAAAATATTGATTCCATGGATGTATTCAAAAGATTTCCGCAAAAGCCACATTTTCATCCACTATTGAAGTGTAAAGAGGTCTGTCGTGAAGGATCAGCCCTTGGAAAGATGGTAAACTTTGCCTTTATGGTGGAGAAGACTTCCAAGTTGCAAGTT GGCAATCCTAGAGACTTATTTGATAGCATTTTGGAGGCACTAGCTGACTTGGAAATGTTGGGCTTTGATGTCAAGGCAGTATGGGATCATCTGAAGGAATTGCTTGAAATGAAAGTTAAGTTGGGGCAGCTTCAGAACCGATCACAAGAAGTTGACATTCAGATCACAGCGTATTCTCCTGACAGAACCAGAAACAATGAAACAATCAGTCGGATTGATAAGGATATTAAGGACTTGCAGGAAAAACGGGCGACGCTGATGTCAATTGATGCGGCCAAAGGTTCTGAAATTTGCAAGTTGCAATCAAAAGCAAATGCTATAACTGAAGGCATTCGGAGCATCCATTGTGATTTTGAGAAATTAGATGTTACAGCATGGTGA
- the LOC117621373 gene encoding ABC transporter B family member 11-like isoform X3 codes for MENRDHDKSSYGGDEKTDKVAFIKLFSFADKTDIMLMLVGTIGAMGNGSCMSIMTILVGEMSDSFGTNQNNTHIGLSVVSKVSLKFVYLAIWAAVAATLQVCCWMVTGESQAARIRALYLKTILRQDIAFFDMETNGGGEVVGRMSGDTVLIQNAMGEKVGKFVQLFSTFIAGFIIAFIKVRPLTLVMLSCVPLLVAAGASISFIVTKMASHGQSAYAKAANVLDQTIGSIRTVASFTGEKKAITSYSKNLVDAYKSGVHEGSAAGIGHGFVMLVLFFSYALAVWFGSRMIREKGYSGGDVLNVILAVLTASMSLGQASTCLSAFAAGQVAAFKMFETISRRPEIDAYDEKGKRLNDVRGDIELREVFFSYPARPDEQIFDGFSLYIPSGTTAALVGESGSGKSTVISLIERFYDPRAGEVLIDGINLKEFQLKWIRSKIGLVSQEPVLFASNIKENIAYGKDGATLEEIEAAAQLANAAKFIDKLPQGFDTMVGEHGTQLSGGQKQRIAIARAVLKDPRILLLDEATSALDAESERIVQEALDRIMVNRTSVIVAHRLSTVRNADTIAIIHKGKMVERGSHSDLLKDPEGAYSQLIRLQEVNKGSEQTAEAQNKSEITTKCFRQLSQRTALVRSLSRNSSVGSMRENNTLQADPEAPALPLEQPPKISMRRLVALNKPEIPVLLIGSVAAIITGVMIPIFGLLLSKVVKTFYEPPRQQKKDSEFWALMFMTLGVASLLVIPASEYFFSVAGSKLIERIRLICFERVVHMEVGWFDEAENSSGAIGARLSADAALVRALVGDTLAHIVESIATAAAGLFIGFTACWQLAFILLALIPLIGINGYVQAKFMKGFSADAKMMYEEASQVANDAVGSIRTVASFCAEEKVMDLYRRKCEGPTEAGKRQGLISGIGFGISFFSLFCVYATCFYAGAKLVEAGKTTFPHVFQLWEFLSRAPLLLILVKPRMLLLPYLQ; via the exons ATGGAGAACAGGGATCATGACAAGAGCAGCTATGGAGGAGACGAGAAAACTGACAAAGTTGCCTTTATAAAGTTATTTTCGTTTGCAGATAAGACTGATATTATGTTGATGCTCGTCGGCACGATTGGTGCCATGGGGAACGGTTCATGTATGTCAATTATGACGATACTGGTCGGGGAGATGAGTGATTCTTTTGGAACTAATCAAAACAATACACACATAGGACTCAGTGTTGTTTCCAAG GTCTCTCTAAAATTTGTGTATTTGGCTATCTGGGCAGCTGTGGCTGCAACTCTTC AGGTCTGTTGCTGGATGGTAACAGGGGAAAGCCAAGCTGCAAGGATAAGAGCTTTGTATTTGAAAACAATATTGAGACAAGATATTGCTTTCTTTGATATGGAAACAAATGGCGGTGGAGAGGTCGTTGGGAGAATGTCCGGCGACACTGTTCTCATACAAAATGCCATGGGTGAGAAG GTTGGGAAATTTGTCCAGCTATTTTCAACATTCATTGCAGGGTTTATAATAGCATTCATCAAAGTGCGGCCTCTTACCCTTGTCATGTTATCCTGTGTTCCTCTGCTTGTGGCAGCTGGTGCATCTATATCCTTCATTGTGACCAAGATGGCATCCCATGGACAAAGTGCTTACGCAAAAGCAGCAAACGTTCTTGATCAGACGATAGGCTCCATTAGAACC GTTGCATCCTTTACTGGAGAGAAGAAAGCTATTACAAGTTACAGTAAAAATCTTGTGGATGCTTACAAATCAGGTGTTCATGAAGGTTCGGCTGCTGGAATAGGTCATGGTTTCGTTATGCTAGTTTTGTTCTTCTCTTATGCCTTGGCTGTATGGTTTGGTTCAAGAATGATAAGGGAAAAAGGATATTCCGGGGGTGATGTGCTGAATGTGATTCTTGCTGTTTTGACTGCATCCAT GTCTCTGGGGCAGGCATCAACATGCTTAAGTGCATTCGCCGCTGGTCAAGTTGCAGCATTTAAGATGTTTGAGACTATCAGTAGGAGGCCAGAGATTGATGCCTATGacgaaaaaggaaagagactGAATGACGTTCGTGGAGATATAGAGTTGAGAGAGGTATTTTTCAGTTATCCAGCCAGACCAGATGAACAAATATTCGACGGGTTCTCACTTTATATCCCTAGTGGCACCACCGCAGCTTTGGTTGGAGAAAGTGGAAGTGGGAAGTCAACAGTCATCAGTCTGATAGAGCGGTTTTATGATCCAAGAGCTGGTGAAGTTTTGATAGATGGTATAAACCTAAAAGAATTTCAGCTCAAATGGATTCGGAGTAAAATTGGTCTTGTCAGCCAGGAACCTGTACTGTTTGCATCCAACATTAAGGAAAATATTGCCTATGGAAAAGATGGTGCTACTCTTGAAGAGATAGAAGCAGCAGCTCAACTTGCAAATGCTGCTAAATTTATTGATAAACTGCCCCAG GGGTTTGACACCATGGTGGGTGAGCATGGAACTCAGCTGTCTGGTGGGCAGAAGCAGAGAATTGCTATAGCAAGAGCAGTTTTGAAAGATCCACGAATTTTACTTCTGGATGAAGCTACAAGTGCACTTGATGCAGAATCTGAAAGGATAGTTCAAGAAGCATTGGATAGGATTATGGTCAACCGAACTAGTGTTATTGTTGCTCATCGTTTGAGCACGGTGAGGAACGCAGATACAATTGCTATCATTCATAAAGGAAAGATGGTTGAAAGAG GCTCGCACTCAGACTTACTCAAGGATCCTGAAGGAGCGTACTCTCAACTTATACGCTTGCAAGAAGTAAACAAGGGATCAGAACAAACAGCAGAAGCTCAAAACAAATCCGAAATTACTACGAAATGTTTTAGACAGTTGAGTCAAAGGACGGCGTTAGTAAGATCCTTAAGTCGGAATTCCTCTGTTGGTAGCATGCGTGAGAACAATACATTGCAGGCAGACCCAGAAGCCCCTGCCCTGCCATTAGAGCAACCTCCAAAGATCTCAATGCGCCGTCTTGTTGCCCTCAATAAGCCCGAGATTCCAGTGCTTCTTATTGGAAGTGTAGCTGCAATCATCACTGGTGTTATGAttccaatttttggtttgcttTTGTCCAAGGTAGTAAAGACTTTCTATGAACCACCTCgtcaacaaaagaaagattcAGAGTTTTGGGCACTTATGTTTATGACCCTTGGTGTGGCATCATTATTGGTGATCCCAGCAAGTGAATACTTCTTTTCTGTGGCTGGTAGTAAGTTAATTGAACGTATCAGATTGATTTGTTTTGAGAGAGTGGTTCACATGGAGGTTGGGTGGTTTGATGAGGCTGAGAACTCAAGTGGTGCAATTGGTGCCAGGCTCTCAGCAGATGCCGCTCTAGTGCGGGCCCTAGTAGGAGACACACTAGCTCATATAGTTGAGAGCATTGCCACTGCAGCTGCAGGTTTGTTCATTGGTTTTACTGCATGTTGGCAGCTGGCATTCATTTTACTCGCATTGATTCCTCTGATCGGAATTAACGGATATGTTCAAGCAAAGTTCATGAAAGGATTCAGTGCAGATGCAAAG ATGATGTATGAGGAAGCAAGCCAAGTTGCAAATGATGCAGTTGGGAGCATAAGAACAGTTGCTTCGTTCTGTGCTGAAGAAAAGGTAATGGACCTATACAGAAGGAAATGTGAAGGCCCTACGGAGGCAGGGAAAAGACAAGGCTTGATCAGCGGAATAGGATTTGGAatatctttcttctctctgttttgTGTCTATGCAACCTGTTTCTATGCGGGAGCTAAACTTGTTGAGGCTGGAAAAACAACATTTCCACACGTTTTCCAA CTATGGGAATTTCTCAGTCGAGCTCCTTTGCTGTTGATTTTAGTAAAGCCAAGAATGCTGCTGCTTCCATATTTGCAATAA
- the LOC117621373 gene encoding ABC transporter B family member 11-like isoform X2 has product MLMLVGTIGAMGNGSCMSIMTILVGEMSDSFGTNQNNTHIGLSVVSKVSLKFVYLAIWAAVAATLQVCCWMVTGESQAARIRALYLKTILRQDIAFFDMETNGGGEVVGRMSGDTVLIQNAMGEKVGKFVQLFSTFIAGFIIAFIKVRPLTLVMLSCVPLLVAAGASISFIVTKMASHGQSAYAKAANVLDQTIGSIRTVASFTGEKKAITSYSKNLVDAYKSGVHEGSAAGIGHGFVMLVLFFSYALAVWFGSRMIREKGYSGGDVLNVILAVLTASMSLGQASTCLSAFAAGQVAAFKMFETISRRPEIDAYDEKGKRLNDVRGDIELREVFFSYPARPDEQIFDGFSLYIPSGTTAALVGESGSGKSTVISLIERFYDPRAGEVLIDGINLKEFQLKWIRSKIGLVSQEPVLFASNIKENIAYGKDGATLEEIEAAAQLANAAKFIDKLPQGFDTMVGEHGTQLSGGQKQRIAIARAVLKDPRILLLDEATSALDAESERIVQEALDRIMVNRTSVIVAHRLSTVRNADTIAIIHKGKMVERGSHSDLLKDPEGAYSQLIRLQEVNKGSEQTAEAQNKSEITTKCFRQLSQRTALVRSLSRNSSVGSMRENNTLQADPEAPALPLEQPPKISMRRLVALNKPEIPVLLIGSVAAIITGVMIPIFGLLLSKVVKTFYEPPRQQKKDSEFWALMFMTLGVASLLVIPASEYFFSVAGSKLIERIRLICFERVVHMEVGWFDEAENSSGAIGARLSADAALVRALVGDTLAHIVESIATAAAGLFIGFTACWQLAFILLALIPLIGINGYVQAKFMKGFSADAKMMYEEASQVANDAVGSIRTVASFCAEEKVMDLYRRKCEGPTEAGKRQGLISGIGFGISFFSLFCVYATCFYAGAKLVEAGKTTFPHVFQVFYALTMAAMGISQSSSFAVDFSKAKNAAASIFAIIDRKSEIDSSDESGVKLDSVKGEIELHHVIFKYPSRPDIQIFRDLSLTIHCGNVVLL; this is encoded by the exons ATGTTGATGCTCGTCGGCACGATTGGTGCCATGGGGAACGGTTCATGTATGTCAATTATGACGATACTGGTCGGGGAGATGAGTGATTCTTTTGGAACTAATCAAAACAATACACACATAGGACTCAGTGTTGTTTCCAAG GTCTCTCTAAAATTTGTGTATTTGGCTATCTGGGCAGCTGTGGCTGCAACTCTTC AGGTCTGTTGCTGGATGGTAACAGGGGAAAGCCAAGCTGCAAGGATAAGAGCTTTGTATTTGAAAACAATATTGAGACAAGATATTGCTTTCTTTGATATGGAAACAAATGGCGGTGGAGAGGTCGTTGGGAGAATGTCCGGCGACACTGTTCTCATACAAAATGCCATGGGTGAGAAG GTTGGGAAATTTGTCCAGCTATTTTCAACATTCATTGCAGGGTTTATAATAGCATTCATCAAAGTGCGGCCTCTTACCCTTGTCATGTTATCCTGTGTTCCTCTGCTTGTGGCAGCTGGTGCATCTATATCCTTCATTGTGACCAAGATGGCATCCCATGGACAAAGTGCTTACGCAAAAGCAGCAAACGTTCTTGATCAGACGATAGGCTCCATTAGAACC GTTGCATCCTTTACTGGAGAGAAGAAAGCTATTACAAGTTACAGTAAAAATCTTGTGGATGCTTACAAATCAGGTGTTCATGAAGGTTCGGCTGCTGGAATAGGTCATGGTTTCGTTATGCTAGTTTTGTTCTTCTCTTATGCCTTGGCTGTATGGTTTGGTTCAAGAATGATAAGGGAAAAAGGATATTCCGGGGGTGATGTGCTGAATGTGATTCTTGCTGTTTTGACTGCATCCAT GTCTCTGGGGCAGGCATCAACATGCTTAAGTGCATTCGCCGCTGGTCAAGTTGCAGCATTTAAGATGTTTGAGACTATCAGTAGGAGGCCAGAGATTGATGCCTATGacgaaaaaggaaagagactGAATGACGTTCGTGGAGATATAGAGTTGAGAGAGGTATTTTTCAGTTATCCAGCCAGACCAGATGAACAAATATTCGACGGGTTCTCACTTTATATCCCTAGTGGCACCACCGCAGCTTTGGTTGGAGAAAGTGGAAGTGGGAAGTCAACAGTCATCAGTCTGATAGAGCGGTTTTATGATCCAAGAGCTGGTGAAGTTTTGATAGATGGTATAAACCTAAAAGAATTTCAGCTCAAATGGATTCGGAGTAAAATTGGTCTTGTCAGCCAGGAACCTGTACTGTTTGCATCCAACATTAAGGAAAATATTGCCTATGGAAAAGATGGTGCTACTCTTGAAGAGATAGAAGCAGCAGCTCAACTTGCAAATGCTGCTAAATTTATTGATAAACTGCCCCAG GGGTTTGACACCATGGTGGGTGAGCATGGAACTCAGCTGTCTGGTGGGCAGAAGCAGAGAATTGCTATAGCAAGAGCAGTTTTGAAAGATCCACGAATTTTACTTCTGGATGAAGCTACAAGTGCACTTGATGCAGAATCTGAAAGGATAGTTCAAGAAGCATTGGATAGGATTATGGTCAACCGAACTAGTGTTATTGTTGCTCATCGTTTGAGCACGGTGAGGAACGCAGATACAATTGCTATCATTCATAAAGGAAAGATGGTTGAAAGAG GCTCGCACTCAGACTTACTCAAGGATCCTGAAGGAGCGTACTCTCAACTTATACGCTTGCAAGAAGTAAACAAGGGATCAGAACAAACAGCAGAAGCTCAAAACAAATCCGAAATTACTACGAAATGTTTTAGACAGTTGAGTCAAAGGACGGCGTTAGTAAGATCCTTAAGTCGGAATTCCTCTGTTGGTAGCATGCGTGAGAACAATACATTGCAGGCAGACCCAGAAGCCCCTGCCCTGCCATTAGAGCAACCTCCAAAGATCTCAATGCGCCGTCTTGTTGCCCTCAATAAGCCCGAGATTCCAGTGCTTCTTATTGGAAGTGTAGCTGCAATCATCACTGGTGTTATGAttccaatttttggtttgcttTTGTCCAAGGTAGTAAAGACTTTCTATGAACCACCTCgtcaacaaaagaaagattcAGAGTTTTGGGCACTTATGTTTATGACCCTTGGTGTGGCATCATTATTGGTGATCCCAGCAAGTGAATACTTCTTTTCTGTGGCTGGTAGTAAGTTAATTGAACGTATCAGATTGATTTGTTTTGAGAGAGTGGTTCACATGGAGGTTGGGTGGTTTGATGAGGCTGAGAACTCAAGTGGTGCAATTGGTGCCAGGCTCTCAGCAGATGCCGCTCTAGTGCGGGCCCTAGTAGGAGACACACTAGCTCATATAGTTGAGAGCATTGCCACTGCAGCTGCAGGTTTGTTCATTGGTTTTACTGCATGTTGGCAGCTGGCATTCATTTTACTCGCATTGATTCCTCTGATCGGAATTAACGGATATGTTCAAGCAAAGTTCATGAAAGGATTCAGTGCAGATGCAAAG ATGATGTATGAGGAAGCAAGCCAAGTTGCAAATGATGCAGTTGGGAGCATAAGAACAGTTGCTTCGTTCTGTGCTGAAGAAAAGGTAATGGACCTATACAGAAGGAAATGTGAAGGCCCTACGGAGGCAGGGAAAAGACAAGGCTTGATCAGCGGAATAGGATTTGGAatatctttcttctctctgttttgTGTCTATGCAACCTGTTTCTATGCGGGAGCTAAACTTGTTGAGGCTGGAAAAACAACATTTCCACACGTTTTCCAA GTTTTTTATGCTTTAACCATGGCAGCTATGGGAATTTCTCAGTCGAGCTCCTTTGCTGTTGATTTTAGTAAAGCCAAGAATGCTGCTGCTTCCATATTTGCAATAATAGACAGGAAGTCAGAGATAGACTCTAGTGACGAGTCTGGTGTGAAATTGGACAGCGTAAAGGGAGAGATTGAGCTTCACCATGTAATCTTTAAATATCCATCTAGGCCAGACATACAGATTTTCCGAGACCTAAGTTTGACTATTCATTGTGGCAAT GTGGTTCTTTTGTGA
- the LOC117621373 gene encoding ABC transporter B family member 11-like isoform X1 → MENRDHDKSSYGGDEKTDKVAFIKLFSFADKTDIMLMLVGTIGAMGNGSCMSIMTILVGEMSDSFGTNQNNTHIGLSVVSKVSLKFVYLAIWAAVAATLQVCCWMVTGESQAARIRALYLKTILRQDIAFFDMETNGGGEVVGRMSGDTVLIQNAMGEKVGKFVQLFSTFIAGFIIAFIKVRPLTLVMLSCVPLLVAAGASISFIVTKMASHGQSAYAKAANVLDQTIGSIRTVASFTGEKKAITSYSKNLVDAYKSGVHEGSAAGIGHGFVMLVLFFSYALAVWFGSRMIREKGYSGGDVLNVILAVLTASMSLGQASTCLSAFAAGQVAAFKMFETISRRPEIDAYDEKGKRLNDVRGDIELREVFFSYPARPDEQIFDGFSLYIPSGTTAALVGESGSGKSTVISLIERFYDPRAGEVLIDGINLKEFQLKWIRSKIGLVSQEPVLFASNIKENIAYGKDGATLEEIEAAAQLANAAKFIDKLPQGFDTMVGEHGTQLSGGQKQRIAIARAVLKDPRILLLDEATSALDAESERIVQEALDRIMVNRTSVIVAHRLSTVRNADTIAIIHKGKMVERGSHSDLLKDPEGAYSQLIRLQEVNKGSEQTAEAQNKSEITTKCFRQLSQRTALVRSLSRNSSVGSMRENNTLQADPEAPALPLEQPPKISMRRLVALNKPEIPVLLIGSVAAIITGVMIPIFGLLLSKVVKTFYEPPRQQKKDSEFWALMFMTLGVASLLVIPASEYFFSVAGSKLIERIRLICFERVVHMEVGWFDEAENSSGAIGARLSADAALVRALVGDTLAHIVESIATAAAGLFIGFTACWQLAFILLALIPLIGINGYVQAKFMKGFSADAKMMYEEASQVANDAVGSIRTVASFCAEEKVMDLYRRKCEGPTEAGKRQGLISGIGFGISFFSLFCVYATCFYAGAKLVEAGKTTFPHVFQVFYALTMAAMGISQSSSFAVDFSKAKNAAASIFAIIDRKSEIDSSDESGVKLDSVKGEIELHHVIFKYPSRPDIQIFRDLSLTIHCGNTVALVGESGSGKSSVVALLQRFYDPDSGHITLDGIELGKFQLKWLRQQMGLVSQEPALFNDTIRANIAYGKEGDATEAEIIAASELANAYRFISSLGQGFDTIVGERGVQLSGGQKQRIAIARAIIKSPKILLLDEATSALDAESERVVQDALDGVMVNRTTVVVAHRLSTIKNADVIAVVKNGVIVERGKHDTLMNISDGSYASLVAIHMSASTA, encoded by the exons ATGGAGAACAGGGATCATGACAAGAGCAGCTATGGAGGAGACGAGAAAACTGACAAAGTTGCCTTTATAAAGTTATTTTCGTTTGCAGATAAGACTGATATTATGTTGATGCTCGTCGGCACGATTGGTGCCATGGGGAACGGTTCATGTATGTCAATTATGACGATACTGGTCGGGGAGATGAGTGATTCTTTTGGAACTAATCAAAACAATACACACATAGGACTCAGTGTTGTTTCCAAG GTCTCTCTAAAATTTGTGTATTTGGCTATCTGGGCAGCTGTGGCTGCAACTCTTC AGGTCTGTTGCTGGATGGTAACAGGGGAAAGCCAAGCTGCAAGGATAAGAGCTTTGTATTTGAAAACAATATTGAGACAAGATATTGCTTTCTTTGATATGGAAACAAATGGCGGTGGAGAGGTCGTTGGGAGAATGTCCGGCGACACTGTTCTCATACAAAATGCCATGGGTGAGAAG GTTGGGAAATTTGTCCAGCTATTTTCAACATTCATTGCAGGGTTTATAATAGCATTCATCAAAGTGCGGCCTCTTACCCTTGTCATGTTATCCTGTGTTCCTCTGCTTGTGGCAGCTGGTGCATCTATATCCTTCATTGTGACCAAGATGGCATCCCATGGACAAAGTGCTTACGCAAAAGCAGCAAACGTTCTTGATCAGACGATAGGCTCCATTAGAACC GTTGCATCCTTTACTGGAGAGAAGAAAGCTATTACAAGTTACAGTAAAAATCTTGTGGATGCTTACAAATCAGGTGTTCATGAAGGTTCGGCTGCTGGAATAGGTCATGGTTTCGTTATGCTAGTTTTGTTCTTCTCTTATGCCTTGGCTGTATGGTTTGGTTCAAGAATGATAAGGGAAAAAGGATATTCCGGGGGTGATGTGCTGAATGTGATTCTTGCTGTTTTGACTGCATCCAT GTCTCTGGGGCAGGCATCAACATGCTTAAGTGCATTCGCCGCTGGTCAAGTTGCAGCATTTAAGATGTTTGAGACTATCAGTAGGAGGCCAGAGATTGATGCCTATGacgaaaaaggaaagagactGAATGACGTTCGTGGAGATATAGAGTTGAGAGAGGTATTTTTCAGTTATCCAGCCAGACCAGATGAACAAATATTCGACGGGTTCTCACTTTATATCCCTAGTGGCACCACCGCAGCTTTGGTTGGAGAAAGTGGAAGTGGGAAGTCAACAGTCATCAGTCTGATAGAGCGGTTTTATGATCCAAGAGCTGGTGAAGTTTTGATAGATGGTATAAACCTAAAAGAATTTCAGCTCAAATGGATTCGGAGTAAAATTGGTCTTGTCAGCCAGGAACCTGTACTGTTTGCATCCAACATTAAGGAAAATATTGCCTATGGAAAAGATGGTGCTACTCTTGAAGAGATAGAAGCAGCAGCTCAACTTGCAAATGCTGCTAAATTTATTGATAAACTGCCCCAG GGGTTTGACACCATGGTGGGTGAGCATGGAACTCAGCTGTCTGGTGGGCAGAAGCAGAGAATTGCTATAGCAAGAGCAGTTTTGAAAGATCCACGAATTTTACTTCTGGATGAAGCTACAAGTGCACTTGATGCAGAATCTGAAAGGATAGTTCAAGAAGCATTGGATAGGATTATGGTCAACCGAACTAGTGTTATTGTTGCTCATCGTTTGAGCACGGTGAGGAACGCAGATACAATTGCTATCATTCATAAAGGAAAGATGGTTGAAAGAG GCTCGCACTCAGACTTACTCAAGGATCCTGAAGGAGCGTACTCTCAACTTATACGCTTGCAAGAAGTAAACAAGGGATCAGAACAAACAGCAGAAGCTCAAAACAAATCCGAAATTACTACGAAATGTTTTAGACAGTTGAGTCAAAGGACGGCGTTAGTAAGATCCTTAAGTCGGAATTCCTCTGTTGGTAGCATGCGTGAGAACAATACATTGCAGGCAGACCCAGAAGCCCCTGCCCTGCCATTAGAGCAACCTCCAAAGATCTCAATGCGCCGTCTTGTTGCCCTCAATAAGCCCGAGATTCCAGTGCTTCTTATTGGAAGTGTAGCTGCAATCATCACTGGTGTTATGAttccaatttttggtttgcttTTGTCCAAGGTAGTAAAGACTTTCTATGAACCACCTCgtcaacaaaagaaagattcAGAGTTTTGGGCACTTATGTTTATGACCCTTGGTGTGGCATCATTATTGGTGATCCCAGCAAGTGAATACTTCTTTTCTGTGGCTGGTAGTAAGTTAATTGAACGTATCAGATTGATTTGTTTTGAGAGAGTGGTTCACATGGAGGTTGGGTGGTTTGATGAGGCTGAGAACTCAAGTGGTGCAATTGGTGCCAGGCTCTCAGCAGATGCCGCTCTAGTGCGGGCCCTAGTAGGAGACACACTAGCTCATATAGTTGAGAGCATTGCCACTGCAGCTGCAGGTTTGTTCATTGGTTTTACTGCATGTTGGCAGCTGGCATTCATTTTACTCGCATTGATTCCTCTGATCGGAATTAACGGATATGTTCAAGCAAAGTTCATGAAAGGATTCAGTGCAGATGCAAAG ATGATGTATGAGGAAGCAAGCCAAGTTGCAAATGATGCAGTTGGGAGCATAAGAACAGTTGCTTCGTTCTGTGCTGAAGAAAAGGTAATGGACCTATACAGAAGGAAATGTGAAGGCCCTACGGAGGCAGGGAAAAGACAAGGCTTGATCAGCGGAATAGGATTTGGAatatctttcttctctctgttttgTGTCTATGCAACCTGTTTCTATGCGGGAGCTAAACTTGTTGAGGCTGGAAAAACAACATTTCCACACGTTTTCCAA GTTTTTTATGCTTTAACCATGGCAGCTATGGGAATTTCTCAGTCGAGCTCCTTTGCTGTTGATTTTAGTAAAGCCAAGAATGCTGCTGCTTCCATATTTGCAATAATAGACAGGAAGTCAGAGATAGACTCTAGTGACGAGTCTGGTGTGAAATTGGACAGCGTAAAGGGAGAGATTGAGCTTCACCATGTAATCTTTAAATATCCATCTAGGCCAGACATACAGATTTTCCGAGACCTAAGTTTGACTATTCATTGTGGCAAT ACAGTTGCCTTGGTTGGAGAAAGTGGGAGTGGAAAATCCTCAGTAGTAGCATTGTTGCAAAGATTTTATGATCCGGATTCAGGTCATATCACACTTGATGGAattgaacttggaaaattcCAATTGAAATGGTTAAGGCAACAGATGGGGCTTGTGAGCCAAGAACCTGCTTTATTTAACGACACCATCCGCGCCAACATTGCATATGGAAAAGAAGGAGATGCAACTGAGGCCGAAATTATAGCTGCATCAGAGTTGGCCAATGCTTACAGGTTCATTAGTAGCTTAGGACAG GGGTTTGACACCATAGTAGGAGAACGAGGAGTGCAATTATCCGGGGGACAGAAGCAACGCATAGCCATTGCGCGTGCTATAATCAAGAGCCCCAAGATATTACTGTTAGATGAAGCTACAAGTGCACTCGATGCTGAATCTGAGAGAGTGGTTCAAGATGCATTAGATGGAGTGATGGTAAACCGGACCACAGTGGTGGTTGCCCATAGACTATCCACAATCAAGAATGCTGATGTGATCGCAGTGGTAAAAAATGGGGTTATCGTAGAGAGAGGCAAGCATGATACTTTGATGAATATCTCGGATGGATCTTATGCATCCTTAGTAGCAATTCACATGAGCGCTTCAACTGCATGA